The following coding sequences lie in one Methanothermobacter sp. genomic window:
- a CDS encoding glutamate synthase-related protein translates to MVQILLTEPEKCDGCNKCMEACEEVLGKSAIFLNKMDTGYHAIVCQQCVDPSCARGCFRDAIQRENGAVKIEQESCVGCKLCMLMCPIGAITYTEDGMVKCDQQCMENPGDTPACVAACEQGCLEALDVMEYVNDIQRGFEIKKPSASSITPSSPSSDLAAATQGLCVFCGTCEIVCPTDAIEIVEDHAEIDKTKCIMCGSCLAACPVLLPTGAGSIWDPRTIADIRYTSKAGKYVLRGFGTERRLPNFDDIIILPAQASIPPVDKYREPCNTSVVLGDRFAEEPLVLQTPVLIAGMSFGALSKESKLAMAKGTSLVGSCANTGEGGMLPEERELADNLMVQYSSGRFGVSSDYLNVADAIEVKIGQGAKPGMGGHLLAEKVSPEVAKIRGIPEGTDALSPARFLDATREGDLAKHIELLREVTDWRVPIVVKLGPGRVYEDVQIAAEAGADVISVDGMEGGTGAAPEVVIEHTGVPTLAALVQAVNGLNDIGLKDEVDLIITGGIRSGADVAKAMAMGADAVYIGTGAMIAMGCRACRMCYTGKCPVGVATQDPVLRERMDVDLAARRVANYIKSMTEEAKMLAQLAGHDDIRKFSPDDLRALDTNTAEITGLKLINQ, encoded by the coding sequence ATGGTGCAGATACTCTTAACAGAACCTGAAAAATGTGATGGGTGTAACAAGTGTATGGAGGCCTGTGAGGAGGTCCTCGGAAAAAGTGCCATATTCCTCAACAAGATGGACACAGGATACCATGCAATCGTATGCCAGCAGTGTGTTGATCCTTCATGTGCAAGGGGCTGCTTCAGGGACGCCATCCAGAGGGAAAATGGTGCAGTGAAGATCGAACAGGAGTCATGTGTGGGCTGCAAGCTCTGCATGCTCATGTGCCCAATAGGTGCCATAACCTACACAGAGGACGGGATGGTTAAGTGTGACCAGCAGTGTATGGAAAACCCCGGGGATACACCTGCATGTGTGGCTGCCTGTGAACAGGGGTGCCTGGAGGCACTTGACGTTATGGAGTATGTGAACGACATTCAGAGGGGCTTTGAAATCAAAAAACCAAGTGCAAGCTCAATAACACCCTCCTCACCATCATCAGACCTTGCAGCAGCAACACAGGGGCTCTGTGTATTCTGCGGTACCTGCGAAATCGTCTGTCCCACAGACGCCATAGAGATTGTTGAGGACCATGCCGAGATAGATAAGACCAAGTGTATCATGTGTGGGTCATGTCTTGCAGCATGTCCTGTTCTCCTGCCAACCGGTGCAGGAAGCATATGGGACCCCAGGACAATCGCAGATATCAGGTACACATCCAAGGCAGGTAAATATGTCCTCAGGGGATTCGGTACAGAGAGGAGGCTGCCAAACTTTGATGATATAATAATACTCCCTGCCCAGGCATCAATTCCCCCGGTTGACAAGTACAGGGAGCCCTGCAACACCAGCGTGGTGCTGGGTGACAGGTTCGCAGAGGAGCCACTGGTCCTCCAGACACCTGTACTCATCGCGGGTATGTCCTTCGGTGCCCTCAGCAAGGAGAGCAAACTGGCCATGGCCAAGGGCACATCCCTCGTGGGATCCTGCGCCAACACAGGTGAAGGAGGAATGCTACCCGAGGAAAGGGAACTTGCAGATAACCTCATGGTCCAGTACTCCAGCGGCCGCTTCGGTGTATCCTCAGATTACCTCAACGTGGCAGATGCAATAGAGGTCAAGATAGGTCAGGGCGCAAAGCCTGGAATGGGTGGGCACCTCCTGGCAGAGAAGGTGAGCCCTGAGGTTGCAAAGATCCGTGGAATACCCGAAGGAACAGACGCCCTCAGCCCTGCCCGTTTCCTTGACGCCACAAGGGAGGGTGACCTTGCAAAGCACATAGAACTCCTCAGGGAGGTCACCGACTGGAGGGTGCCGATCGTTGTCAAACTTGGACCTGGAAGGGTCTACGAGGACGTCCAGATCGCCGCCGAGGCCGGTGCAGATGTGATATCAGTTGATGGAATGGAGGGGGGAACCGGTGCTGCACCTGAGGTTGTTATAGAGCATACCGGTGTTCCAACCCTTGCAGCCCTTGTGCAGGCAGTTAACGGCCTCAATGACATCGGACTCAAGGATGAGGTTGACCTCATCATAACCGGTGGTATCAGGAGCGGGGCCGACGTTGCCAAGGCCATGGCAATGGGTGCAGATGCTGTCTACATCGGTACAGGTGCAATGATCGCCATGGGATGCCGTGCCTGCCGCATGTGCTACACCGGTAAGTGCCCTGTTGGTGTGGCAACACAGGACCCTGTCCTCAGGGAAAGGATGGACGTGGACCTTGCAGCCAGAAGGGTTGCCAATTACATAAAGTCCATGACCGAGGAGGCCAAGATGCTGGCACAGCTTGCAGGCCACGACGACATAAGGAAATTCAGCCCTGATGACCTGCGTGCACTGGACACCAATACAGCGGAGATCACTGGACTTAAACTCATAAACCAGTGA